In one Betaproteobacteria bacterium genomic region, the following are encoded:
- a CDS encoding transporter substrate-binding domain-containing protein, producing the protein MTASATPSIPPPAKAELTPTGKLRAGINFQNVLLTTLGPNGEQGGVAVEFARELARRLDLPLEIISYKSAGALADSVRSDEWDISVLGVEPQREKEIAFATPLTEIETTYLVPAGSPLRAVAEVDRPGVRIAVAAKSAYDLYLSRTIQQAKLVQVEGIGTASKRFVDDKLEALAGLKPQLLELAPTLPGSRILDGNFTVVRHTVGTPRGRDAAAAYLRDLVEDAKASGLVAQWIEKSGVKGLSVAPPAAK; encoded by the coding sequence ATGACTGCCTCCGCCACACCCTCCATTCCCCCGCCCGCGAAGGCCGAGCTCACGCCCACCGGCAAGCTGCGCGCGGGGATCAATTTCCAGAATGTCCTGCTCACGACCCTCGGACCGAACGGCGAACAGGGTGGCGTAGCCGTCGAGTTCGCACGCGAGCTCGCGCGCCGGCTGGACTTGCCGCTGGAGATCATCTCCTACAAGTCGGCCGGCGCTCTGGCCGATTCGGTGCGCAGCGACGAATGGGACATCTCGGTCCTCGGCGTCGAGCCACAGCGGGAGAAAGAGATCGCGTTCGCAACGCCGCTCACCGAAATCGAGACCACATACCTGGTGCCCGCGGGTTCGCCGCTACGCGCGGTCGCCGAGGTCGACCGGCCTGGCGTGCGCATCGCCGTTGCCGCAAAGAGCGCCTACGATCTCTATCTGAGCCGTACGATCCAGCAGGCGAAGCTGGTGCAAGTCGAGGGCATCGGCACGGCCAGCAAGCGCTTCGTGGACGACAAGCTCGAAGCCCTGGCCGGGCTCAAGCCGCAACTGCTGGAACTGGCACCCACCCTACCCGGCTCGCGCATCCTCGACGGCAACTTCACCGTCGTTCGCCACACGGTGGGCACGCCGCGAGGACGCGATGCTGCGGCCGCCTACTTGCGCGATCTGGTCGAAGACGCGAAAGCGTCGGGGCTCGTCGCCCAGTGGATCGAGAAAAGCGGCGTGAAAGGTTTATCGGTTGCGCCGCCCGCGGCAAAATAG
- a CDS encoding cupin domain-containing protein — MTEAYVRAGKVNWIAKGADVGVQERTLAPGQMIPWHYHTIITDTTYCLEGTVQIELLGPPERILLAVGESFAVPTNRPHKITPSGDHPCRFLLIQGVGQYDRHPIDPEQWKA; from the coding sequence ATGACCGAAGCCTATGTCCGCGCCGGCAAGGTGAACTGGATTGCCAAGGGAGCCGATGTCGGCGTGCAGGAACGCACGCTCGCGCCGGGACAGATGATCCCCTGGCACTACCACACGATCATCACCGACACGACCTACTGCCTCGAAGGCACGGTCCAGATCGAGCTGCTCGGTCCACCCGAGCGCATCCTTCTGGCCGTCGGCGAGAGCTTCGCAGTCCCGACCAATCGACCGCACAAGATCACGCCCAGCGGCGATCACCCGTGCCGCTTCCTGCTGATCCAGGGCGTCGGCCAGTACGATCGGCATCCGATCGACCCGGAACAGTGGAAGGCATAA